A window of the Mauremys reevesii isolate NIE-2019 linkage group 26, ASM1616193v1, whole genome shotgun sequence genome harbors these coding sequences:
- the LOC120391851 gene encoding gap junction beta-3 protein-like — MEADTVASLLSGTSAHAPRLCRAALAVLFTLRLSALAVGARTLWWDEVGDLACNASAESCRRACFDAAFPVSPFSLFALQLAVIFSHALASSWHFRPRSEGMGSWLQPTLRGKQQRLWLHLGSLLAKAVLEGVFLVTFHTLYSHFPVLVQCPPSPPCPPAVTCAILNAGEKDAFNHFMAGSSWACLLLSLLGTWHAAVQIFQEASGKAPRKGTARKLSV, encoded by the coding sequence ATGGAGGCGGACACCGTCGCAAGCCTGCTGAGCGGCACCAGCGCGCATGCCCCCCGCCTGTGTCGGGCTGCCTTGGCTGTGCTCTTCACGCTGCGGCTGAGTGCCTTGGCGGTTGGAGCCAGGACCCTGTGGTGGGACGAGGTGGGGGACTTGGCCTGCAACGCCAGCGCGGAGAGCTGCCGCCGCGCCTGCTTCGACGCCGCCTTCCCCGTCTCGCCCTTCAGCCTGTTTGCGCTGCAGCTGGCGGTGATCTTCAGCCATGCTCTGGCCAGCTCCTGGCACTTCCGCCCACGCAGTGAGGGCATGGGCAGCTGGCTGCAGCCCACGCTCCGGGGCAAGCAGCAGCGGCTCTGGCTGCACTTGGGAAGTCTCTTGGCCAAGGCTGTCCTAGAAGGCGTCTTCCTGGTGACGTTCCACACGCTCTACAGCCACTTCCCCGTGCTGGTGCAATGCCCTCCGTCTCCTCCCTGCCCGCCAGCCGTGACCTGCGCCATCCTGAACGCCGGGGAGAAGGACGCCTTTAACCACTTCATGGCCGGCTCCTCCTGGGCTTGTCTCCTGCTCAGTCTGCTGGGGACGTGGCACGCAGCCGTTCAGATCTTCCAGGAGGCTTCTGGAAAAGCTCCGCGAAAAGGCACAGCCAGGAAACTATCCGTGTAA